CCCACTTGCTACAGCGCGCAGATCCACAAGGAGCCATTCAAGGCTCAGGCGCCCAGCCCGCCCGGGCGTCCGCGAAGGCGTGGCGCGTCCTTGCGGTCAGCACCGTCGCCTTCACCGCCTGCTTCATGGTGTGGATGATGTTCGGCGTCATCGGCATCCCGATCCGCAAGGCCCTCAACCTCAACGCGACCGAGTTCGGCCTGCTCACGGCGATGCCGGTGCTCAGCGGCTCGCTGGTGCGCGTGCCGCTGGGCATCTGGACCGACCGCTTCGGCGGCCGCGTCGTGATGGCCTGGGTCATGGGCCTCACCATTCCGGCCATCTGGCTGCTGTCGTACGCCACGCAGTACTGGCAGTTCCTCGCGCTCGGCCTGTTCATCGGCCTGGCGGGCGGCTCGTTCTCGGTCGGCACGCCCTACGTGGCGCGCTGGTTCCCGCGCGACCGGCAGGGCTTCGCGATGGGCATCTACGGCGCGGGCAACTCGGGCGCGGCGGTGAACAAGTTCGTCGCGCCGGTGCTCGTGGTCGCATTCGGCTGGACCATGGTGCCGCAGGCCTATGCCGCCATCATGCTCGGCGCCCTGCTGCTCTTCTGGTTCATGAGCGCGAGCGATCCCTCGCACCGCAGCGGCGGCACCGCCTCCTTCTCCGAGCAGCTCAAGGCCCTGGGCGACCGCCGCGTGCTGCGCTACTGCCAGTACTACAGCATCGTCTTCGGCGGCTACGTGGCGCTGTCGCTGTGGATGGTGCAGTTCTACGTCGGCGAGTACGGCCTCGACATCCGGGTTGCCGCGCTGCTGGCGGCCTGCTTCTCGCTGCCCGGCGGCGTGCTGCGCGCCGTCGGCGGCTGGCTGTCGGACCGCTACGGCGCGCACAGCGTCACCTGGTGGGTGCTCTGGGTCTGCTGGATCTGCCTGTTCCTGCTGAGCTATCCGCAGACGGATCTCACCGTGGCCACCGTCGACGGCCCGCGCACCTTCCACATCGGCCTGAACGTCTACGCCTTCACCGCCCTGATGTTCGTGCTCGGCATCGCCATGGCCTTCGGCAAGGCGAGCGTCTTCAAGTACATCAGCGACGACTACCCGAAGAACATCGGCGCGATCAGCGGCGTGGTCGGCCTGGCCGGCGGCCTGGGCGGCTTCGTGCTGCCGATCCTGTTCGGCGCGCTGATGGACCTCACCGGCATCCGCTCGAGCGCCTTCATGCTGCTCTACGGCGTCGTGTGGGTCTCGCTGATCTGGATGTACTTCACCGAAGTGCGCCAGACCGCGGTGATGGGCCAGCAGGCGCCCGCCGCACCATCGTTCGCCCGCTGAGCCGGGCCACCAGGAACACACCATGAACTCGACCACCACCCTTCCCGCGCGGGCTGCGCGGCGCGGCCGCGTCCTGTCGGTCTGGACGCCGGAGGACAAGGAATTCTGGGAGCGCGAGGGTCAGGCCATCGCGAAGCTGAACCTCTGGATCAGCGTGCCCGCCCTCTTCCTCGCCTTCGCCATCTGGCAGGTTTGGAGCGTCGTCGCCGTCGGCCTGCCGGCGCTGGGCTTCAAGTACTCGACCAACCAGCTGTTCTGGCTCGCGGCCGCACCGGCGCTCTCGGGCGCCACGCTGCGCATCTTCTATTCCTTCATCGTGCCGATCCTCGGCGGGCGCCGCTGGACCGCGATCTCCACCGCCACGCTGCTGATCCCGGCCGTCGGCATCGGCTACGCGGTGCAGGACAACACCACGCCCTACGCCACCATGCTGGTGCTGGCGCTGCTGTGCGGCCTGGGCGGCGGCAACTTCAGTTCGAGCATGTCGAACATCAGCTTCTTCTTCCCGAAGGAGCGCAAGGGTTCGGCCCTCGGCGTCAACGCCGGGCTCGGCAACCTCGGCGTCTCGGTGGTGCAGTTCCTGAGCCCGCTGGTCGTCACCGCCGGCGTGTTCGGCGTCTTCGGCGGCGATCCGCAGACCGTCGTCAAGGCCGGCCAGTCCGCGCAGGTGTGGACCCAGAACGCCGCCTTCATCTGGGTGCCGTGGATCGCGCTGACCTCGCTCGTGGCCTGGTTCGGCATGAACGACATCGCCGACGCGCGCGCCTCGTTCGCCACGCAGGCCACCATCTTCCGGCGCAAGCACAACTGGCTGATGTGCGTGCTCTACCTCGGCACCTTCGGCTCCTTCATCGGCTATGCGGCCGGCTTCCCGCTGCTCATCAAGAGCCAGTTCCCAGGCGTCAACCCGCTGTCCTACGCCTGGCTCGGGCCGCTGGTCGGCGCGGCAGTGCGGCCCTTCGGCGGCTGGCTCGCCGACAAGCTCGGCGGCGCGCGCGTCACCTTCTGGAACTTCGTGGTGATGGCGCTCGCGGTGCTCGGCGTCCTCTACTTCCTGCCGCACGGCGGGGCCGGCGGCAGCTTCACCGGCTTCTTCCTGATGTTCCTGGTGCTGTTCCTGACCACCGGCATCGGCAACGGCTCGACCTTCCGGATGATCCCGGTGATCTTCCTGAACCAGGCGATGCGCGGCGTCGACACGAAGGACGCCGAAGCCGTGGCCCGCGCCACGAAGGAAGGCAACACCGAAGGTGCCGCCACGCTGGGCTTCACCGCCGCGATGGCCGCCTACGGCGGATTCTTCATCCCGAAGAGCTACGGCACCTCGATCAGCCTCACGGGCAGCCCGGATGCCGCGCTCTACACCTTCGTCGCCTTCTACCTCGTCTGCATCGCGATCACCTGGTGGAACTACAGCCGGCGCAACGCACCGATGCCCTGCTGACCAGCCCCCAAGCCCCCAACGAACCAAGACCCACCATGAGCCACTTCCTCGACCGCCTCACCTACTTCGCGCAGGTACGCGAATCCTTCGCCGACGGGCACGGACAAGTCACCGGCGAAGACCGCACCTGGGAGGACGCCTACCGCACGCGCTGGGCGCACGACAAGATCGTGCGCAGCACGCACGGCGTCAACTGCACCGGATCCTGCTCGTGGAAGATCTACGTCAAGGGCGGCATCGTCACCTGGGAGACGCAGCAGACCGACTATCCGCGCACCCGCTGGGACATGCCGAACCACGAGCCGCGCGGCTGCGCGCGCGGCGCCAGCTACAGCTGGTACCTGTACAGCGCCAACCGCGTGAAGTACCCGATGGTGCGCGGCCAGCTGCTCAAGGCCTGGCGCGCCGCGCGCCGCGACCGCCCGCCGGTCGAGGCCTGGGCCTCGATCGTCGACGACGAGGCGGTGCGCCGCAGCTACCAGAGCGCGCGCGGCCTGGGCGGCTTCGCGCGTGCGAGCTGGGACGAGGTCAACGAGATCGTCGCGGCGAGCAACATCCACACCATCCGCAAGCACGGGCCCGACCGCATCATCGGCTTCTCGCCCATCCCGGCGATGTCGATGGTGAGCTATGCCGCCGGCAGCCGCTACCTGAGCCTGATCGGCGGGGTGTGCATGAGCTTCTACGACTGGTACTGCGACCTGCCGCCGTCGAGCCCGCAGGTGTGGGGCGAGCAGACCGACGTGCCGGAGTCGGCCGACTGGTACAACAGCAGCTACATCATCGCCTGGGGCTCCAACGTGCCCCAGACGCGCACGCCCGATGCGCACTTCTTCACCGAGGTTCGCTACAAGGGCACCAAGACCGTCGCGATCACCCCCGACTACTCGGAGGTCGCCAAGCTCTCGGACCTCTGGATGCATCCGAAGCAGGGCACCGACGCCGCGGTCGCGATGGCCATGGGCCACGTGATCCTCAAGGAGTTCTATTTCGAGCGGCGCAGCGCCTACTTCGATGACTACGCGCGCCGCTACACTGACCTGCCGATGCTGGTGCTGCTGAAGGCGCACGCGCTGCCCTCGGGCGAGCGGGTCATGGTGCCGGACCGCTACGTGCGCGCGAGCGACTTCGGCGACCAGCTCGGCCAGGCGAACAACCCCGAGTGGAAGACGGTCGCGCTCGCCGAGGACGGCCGCGTGGTGGTGCCGCAGGGCGCGATCGGCTTCCGCTGGGGACCGGACGGCCGCGCCGACAAGGGGCAGTGGAACCTCGAACCGAAGGAAGCCCGCGAGGGCGGCGACGTGAAGCTGCAGCTGTCGATGCTCGAAGCCGGCACGGACGCCTGTGCGACGGCGCAGGTCGGCTTCCCGTACTTCGGCGGCATCCAGAGCGAGCACTTCCCCGCCAACGTGCAGCAGGACGTGCTGGTGCGCACGGTGCCGGTGCGGGAGATCGCGCTCGGCAGCGCGGGCGAGCGCGCGCTGGTGGCGACCGTCTTCGACCTGCAGGCGGCCAACTACGGCGTGGCGCGCGGCCTGCCCGGCGAGAAGGCGGCCGCCGACTACGACGACGACACCCCCTACACGCCCGCCTGGCAGGAGAAGATCACCGGCGTGCCGCGCGACCAGGTCATCACGGTGGCGCGCGAGTTCGCCGACAACGCCGACAAGACGGGCGGCAAGTCGATGGTGATCATCGGCGCGGCGATGAACCACTGGTACCACAGCGACATGAACTACCGCGGCGTCATCAACATGCTGATGATGTGCGGCTGCATCGGCCAGAGCGGCGGCGGCTGGGCGCACTACGTGGGCCAGGAGAAGCTGCGCCCGCAGACCGGCTGGACCGCGCTGGCCTTCGCGCTGGACTGGATCCGCCCGCCGCGGCAGATGAATTCCACCAGCTTCTTCTACGCCCACACCGACCAGTGGCGCTACGAGAAGCTGGGCCTGGAGGAGGTGCTCTCGCCGTTGGCCGACAAGGCGGCCTACGCCGGCACCATGATCGACTACAACGTGCGCGCCGAGCGCATGGGCTGGCTGCCCTCCGCGCCCCAGCTGCAGACCCACCCGCAGCAGGTCGCGCGCGACGCCGCGGCCGCGGGCATGGAGGGCGCCGCCTACACCGCGCGCGCGCTCGCCGACGGGTCGCTCCGCATGAGCTGCGAGGACCCGGACCATCCCGCCAACTGGCCGCGCAACATGTTCGTCTGGCGCTCCAACATCCTGGGCTCCTCGGGCAAGGGCCACGAATACTTCCTCAAGCACCTGCTGGGCACCACCCACGGCGTGCAGGGCAAGGACCTCGGCCCCGACGACGCCAAGCCGACCGAGGTGGTCTGGCACGACAAGGCGCCCGAGGGCAAGCTCGACCTGCTGGTGACGCTGGACTTCCGCATGAGCACCACCTGCCTGTACTCGGACATCGTGCTGCCGACCGCGACCTGGTACGAGAAGAACGACCTCAACACCAGCGACATGCATCCGTTCATCCATCCGCTGTCCACCGCGGTGGACCCGGCCTGGCAGGCGCGCAGCGACTGGGAGATCTACAAGGGCTTCGCGCGCACCTTCAGCGCGCTGTGCCCCGGCCACCTGGGCGTGGAGAAGGAAGTGGTGCTCACGCCGCTGATGCACGACTCGCCCGCCGAGCTCGCGCAGCCCTTCGGCGTGGCCGACTGGAAGCGCGGCGAGTGCGCGCTGATCCCCGGCAAGACGGCGCCGCAGATCACGGTCGTCGAGCGCGACTATCCGAACGTCTACAAGCGCTTCACCGCCCTCGGCCCGCTGATGGACAAGATCGGCAACGGCGGCAAGGGCATCGCATGGAAGACCGGCACCGAGGTGGGCGAGCTCGGCCAGCTCAACGGCCGCGTGGCCGAGCCCGGCGCGACCCAGGGCCTGCCGAACATCGACACCGACATCGACGCCTGCGAGGTCATCCTGCAGCTCGCGCCCGAGACCAACGGCCATGTGGCCGTGAAGGCCTGGGAGGCGCTCGGCGCGCAGACCGGGCGCGACCACACCCACCTCGCGGTGTACCGCGAGGACGAGAAGATCCGCTTCCGCGACGTGCAGGCCCAGCCGCGCAAGATCATCTCCTCGCCCACCTGGAGCGGCATCGAGAGCGAGAAGGTCTCCTACAACGCCGGCTACACCAACGTGCACGAGCTGATCCCCTGGCGCACGCTCACGGGCCGCCAGCAGTTCTACCTCGACCATCCGTGGATGACGGCCTTCGGCGAGGGCTTCGTGGCCTATCGCCCGCCGGTCGACCTCAAGACCACGCACGAGCTGCACAACATCCGCGGCAACGGCCATCCGGAGATCCAGCTCAACTTCATCACGCCGCACCAGAAGTGGGGCATCCACTCGACCTACAGCGACAACCTGCTGATGCTCACGCTCAACCGCGGCGGCCCGGTGGTCTGGCTGTCGGAGGACGACGCGAAGCGCGCCGGCATCGTCGACAACGACTGGGTCGAGCTCTTCAACGTCAACGGCGCGATCGCGGCGCGCGCGGTGGTGAGCCAGCGCGTCAATCCCGGCATGGTGCTGATGTACCACGCGCAGGAGAAGATCATCAACACGCCCGGCTCGGAGATCACCGGCACGCGCGGCGGCATCCACAACTCGGTCACGCGCATCGTGCTGAAGCCCACGCACATGATCGGCGGCTACGCCCAGTTCAGCTACGGCTTCAACTACTACGGAACCATCGGCACCAACCGCGACGAGTTCGTGGTGGTGCGCAAGATGAACCGCGTCGACTGGCTCGACGCACCGGCCGACTCGGCGACAGCAGCCGCGGCCTGAAGCGAGGAGAACCCCACCATGAAAATTCGCGCACAGATCGGCATGGTCCTGAACCTGGACAAGTGCATCGGCTGCCACACCTGTTCCGTCACCTGCAAGAACGTCTGGACCAGCCGGCCCGGCGTCGAGTACGCCTGGTTCAACAACGTCGAGACCAAGCCCGGCATCGGCTATCCCAAGGACTGGGAGAACCAGGGCAAGTGGCAGGGCGGATGGGTGCGCAAGCCCGACGGTTCGATCGAGCCGCGCCAGGGCGGCAAGTGGCGCCTGCTGATGCGCATCTTCGCCAACCCGAACCTGCCGCAGATCGACGACTACTACGAGCCCTTCACCTTCGACTACGACCACCTGCAGTCGGCGCCCTCGGTGAAGGCGCCGCCCACCGCACGCCCGCGCAGCCTGATCACCGGCCAGCGCATGGAGAAGATCGAGTGGGGCCCGAACTGGGAGGAGATCCTCGGCGGCGAGTTCGCCAAGCGCAGCAAGGACGCCAACCTCGAAGGCTTCGACCGCGTGCAGAAGGAGATGGTCGGCCAGTTCGAGAACACCTTCATGATGTACCTGCCGCGCCTGTGCGAGCACTGCCTGAACCCGGCCTGCGTCGCTTCCTGCCCCTCGGGCTCGATCTACAAGCGCGAGGAGGACGGCATCGTGCTGATCGACCAGGACAAGTGCCGCGGCTGGCGCATGTGCGTCTCGGGCTGCCCGTACAAGAAGATCTACTACAACTGGCAGAGCGGCAAGGCCGAGAAGTGCATCTTCTGCTATCCGCGCATCGAGGCCGGCCAGCCCACGGTCTGCTCCGAGACCTGCGTCGGTCGCATCCGCTACCTCGGCGTGGTGCTCTACGACGCCGACCGGATCCAGGAGGCCGCCAGCGTGCCCGACGAGAAGGACCTCTACGAGGCCCAGCTCGGCATCTTCCTCGATCCGCACGATCCCGAGGTGATCGCGCAGGCGCGGCGCGACGGCATCCCCGAAGCCTGGCTCGAGGGCGCGCGCAACAGCCCGGTCTACAAGATGGCGATGGACTGGAAGGTCGCGCTGCCGCTGCACCCGGAGTACCGCACGCTGCCGATGGTCTGGTACGTGCCGCCGCTGTCGCCGATCACCGCCGCGGCCAATGCCGGGCATGTGGGCGCCCACGGCGCGATCCCCGACGTGCGGCAGATGCGCATTCCGGTGCAGTACCTCGCCAACCTGCTGACCGCCGGCGCCACCGCGCCCGTGGTGCGCGCGCTGGAGCGCATGCTCGCGATGCGCAGCTACCAGCGCGGCAAGCATGTCGACCACATCGAGGACCCGGCGATCCTCGCCCAGGTCGGCCTGAGCGCCGCGCAGGTCGAGGAGATGTACCAGGTGATGGCCATCGCCAACTACGAGGACCGCTTCGTGATCCCTTCGAGCCACCGCGAGTACGCGGAGAACACCTTCGACATGAAGGGCGGCTGCGGCTTCTCCTTCGGCAACGGCTGCTCGGACGGCAGCTCGGAGACGAGCCTGTTCGGCGGAAGCAAGCGCCGCACCATTCCCATCCACGCCGACGTCTGAGACGGACACCGCCATGAAAACCCAACGTCACACCCTGCGCGCCCTGGCGCTGCTGCTGAGCTATCCCGACGCGCGCGTGCGCGACCTGCTGCCCCTCGTGGCCGACGCCATCGATGCCGAAGGCGCGCTGCCCGCGCCGCGGCGGCAGGAACTGCGCAAGCTCGCGCATGCGATCGTGCGCATGGACCCGGTCGATGCGGAGACGCAGTTCGTCGAACTCTTCGACCGCGGCCGCAGCACCTCGCTGCACCTCTTCGAGCATGTGCACGGCGACTCGCGCGAGCGCGGCCCGGCCATGATCGACCTGGTCAAGACCTACGAGACGGCCGGCCTGCTCATCGCACCGCACGAGGTGCCGGACCACCTGTGCGTGGTGCTGGAGTTCGCCTCCACGCAGCCGGCGCCGGTGGCGCGCGAGTTCCTCGGCGAGATGGCCCACATCCTGACCGCCGTCTTCAGCGCGCTGCGCCAGCGCGACAGCGCCTATGCGAGCGTGGTCGCCGCGATCCTCGAGCTGGCCGGCCATCGTGCCGAGGCCGTGCCGGTCGCCGACGAGCAGCCGCTCGACGAGGCCTGGGCCGAGCCCATGGCCTTCGACGGCTGCAGCACCCAAGGCCAGGCCCGTCCCGGCCAGCCGCAACCCCTCCACTTCGTCCGCAAGGCGCCCGCCGGCGCCGTGGGAGCCAGGGCATGAACGCACTCGACAACTTCCTCTTCGGCCTCTATCCGTACATCTGCCTGAGCGTGTTCCTGCTCGGCAGCCTGATCCGCTTCGACCGCGACCAGTACACCTGGAAGAGCGACTCCTCGCAGCTGCTGCGCGCCGGCCAGCTGCGCTGGGGCAGCAACCTCTTCCACGTCGGCGTGCTCTTCCTGTTCCTCGGCCACAGCGCCGGCATGCTCACGCCGCACTTCCTCTACGAGCGCTTCATCGACGCGGGCAGCAAGCAGCTGGTCGCGATGGTCTCGGGCGGCGTGGCCGGCCTGCTCGGCTTCGCCGGCGTGACGATCCTGCTGCACCGCAGGCTCACCGACCCGCGCATCCGCCTGAACTCGAGGACCAGCGACATCGTGCTGCTGGTGCTGCTGTGGCTGCAGCTGGCGCTCGGCCTCGCGACCATCCCGCTGTCGGCGCAGCACCTGGACGGCGGCATGATGCTCCGCCTGGCCGAATGGGCGCAGCGCATCGTCACCTTCCGCGGCGGCGCGGACGAGCTGCTCGACGGCGCGGGCTGGGTGTTCAAGGCGCACATGTTCCTCGGCATGTCGATCTTCCTGGTCTTCCCGTTCACGCGGCTGGTCCACGTATGGAGCGGCTTCGCCACCGCCGCCTACCTGCTGCGCCCCTACCAGGTGGTGCGCAGCCGCCGGCGGCTCGAGCGGCCCGCCGCGCAGCCGGCGCCGGCCGCCGTGCCCGCGGCCCATGCGCGGCCGACCCCAGTGGTCACGCAGCCGCGGAGGGCCGCATGACGGCCGGCGCGAACGGATGCGGCAGCGGCGCCTGCGGATGCCAGGGCGCGGGCGGCGCCGACACCGGCCGCGCGGCCGCGGTCAACGGCATCGCCCTGCACCGCCCGGGCGAGCGGCCCGACGAACACACGCTGCGCGAGCTGGCGTGGACCGAACTGCTGCGGCAGGAAGCCGTGCGCCTGGGCGTGCTGCCCGCGCGGCATGTGCTGGAGGCGCCCGCGCTCGGCGACGCCGAGCAGGCCGCGATCCAGCGCATGCTGGACCGCTCAATCGAGATCCCCGCGCCCGGCGAATCCGAATGCCGCCGCTACTACGAGGCGCGCCGCGCGCATTTCGCGATCGGCCGGCGGGTGCTGGCCCGGCACATCCTCTTCGCCGTCACCCAGGGCATCGACGTGCCGGCGCTGGCCGCGCGGGCGGAGCAGTGCCTGATCGCGCTGCGCCAGCCGGCGGACTCCGCGCGCTTCGCCGAGCTGGCGCGCGAGCTGTCGAACTGCCCGAGCGGCGCCGAAGGCGGCGAGCTCGGATGGATCGGCCCGGACGACTGCGCCGACGAACTCACGGCCGAGCTGTTCCATGCCGAGGGCGCGCGCGACGCGGTCGGCCTGCATCCGCGCCTGATGCACAGCCGCTACGGCTTCCACGTCGTGGAGGTGCTGCAGCGCGACCCCGGCCGCCAGCAGTCCTTCGAGGAGGTGCGCGAGCGCATCGCCGTGCAGCTGGCCCAGCAGTCGCGCGCCAAGGCGCTGCACCAGTACATGCAGCTGCTCGCCGGCGCGGCCGACGTGGAGGGCCTGGCGCTCGAAGGCGCCGATTCGCTGCTGGTGCAATGAACGCCGAGGCCGGCCCCGACGAACTGCTGTCGCGGCTGCGCGACTTCCAGTCGGACTACTTCCCGCTGCACCAGCAGCGCTTCCAGGACCTGGTCGCGCAGGGCCAGCATCCGAAGACGCTCTTCATCGGCTGCTCGGATTCGCGCCTCGTGCCGTACCTGCTGACCGGCACCGGGCCGGGCGAGCTCTTCATCATCCGCAACGTGGGCGCCTTCGTGCCGCCCTGCGACGGCCAGCACGGGCTGCACGGCACGGTGGCCGCGATCGAATTCGCGCTGCTCGAACTGAAGGTGGAACGCATCGTGGTCTGCGGCCACAGCCACTGCGGCGCGATCCGCGCGGCCTACGAGGGCGTGCCCGCCGAGGCCGTGGCGCTGAAGTCGTGGCTGCGCCTGGCGGACGAGGCCCTGCTGCCGGTGCGCCCGGGCCCCGACGCGCTGCGGCGCAGCGAGCAGCGCGCGGTGGTGCTGCAGCTCGAACGGCTGATGGCCTACCCCATGGTGCGCAGCCGGGTGGAGCGCCGGGCGATCACGCTGCACGGCTGGCACTACGTCATCGAGGACGGCGCGGTGCACGTCTTCGACGCGCTCGCGGGCGACTTCGTGCCCGCCGCCATCGCCTCCAACAGCGGCACCGGTCCCTACCCGCCCTACGTGGAAGACGAAGCGCACGGCCCGCGCGCCGCCGCCTGCGGCTGAAGCCGTCGCCCATGCACCACGGCGAGCGCTTCAACAGCATCAGCCACCTCGTGGGCACCGGCTGCGCCTCGGGCGGCTCCGCGCTGCTCGTCGCCCACGCGAGCGCTTCGGGCGACCCGTGGAAGATCGTCGGCTTCAGCATCTACGGCGCGATGCTGGTCGCGCTCTACCTCTTCTCCACGCTCTATCACAGCCTGCGCGGCAGGGCCAAGGCGGTGATGCGCAAGTTCGACCACTGCGCGATCTACCTGCTGATCGCCGGCACCTACACGCCGTTCTCGCTCGTCTCGCTGCGCGGCCCCTGGGGCTGGACGCTGCTGGGCACGGTCTGGGGCCTGGCGCTGCTGGGCATCGCGCAGGAGATCTGGTTCGCGAAGGGGGCGCGCAGGCTGTCGCTCGCGATCTACGTGCTGATGGGGTGGATGGCGCTGGCGGCGGCCTGGCCGCTGTGGCGCGCGCTCACGCCCGGCGGCTTCGCCTGGCTGGCCGCCGGCGGGGTGGTCTACACCGCGGGCATCGGCTTCTACGCGACCGACCACCGGCTGCGCCACGGCCACGGCTTCTGGCACCTGTGCGTGCTCGCCGGCAGCGGCTGCCACTACGTCACGGTGCTGCGCTACGTCGCCTGAGCCGGTCCGGCCGCCCCGCGCCGTTCAGCTAGCCGGCGAAGA
This region of Variovorax sp. TBS-050B genomic DNA includes:
- a CDS encoding nitrate/nitrite transporter, translating into MQGSGAQPARASAKAWRVLAVSTVAFTACFMVWMMFGVIGIPIRKALNLNATEFGLLTAMPVLSGSLVRVPLGIWTDRFGGRVVMAWVMGLTIPAIWLLSYATQYWQFLALGLFIGLAGGSFSVGTPYVARWFPRDRQGFAMGIYGAGNSGAAVNKFVAPVLVVAFGWTMVPQAYAAIMLGALLLFWFMSASDPSHRSGGTASFSEQLKALGDRRVLRYCQYYSIVFGGYVALSLWMVQFYVGEYGLDIRVAALLAACFSLPGGVLRAVGGWLSDRYGAHSVTWWVLWVCWICLFLLSYPQTDLTVATVDGPRTFHIGLNVYAFTALMFVLGIAMAFGKASVFKYISDDYPKNIGAISGVVGLAGGLGGFVLPILFGALMDLTGIRSSAFMLLYGVVWVSLIWMYFTEVRQTAVMGQQAPAAPSFAR
- a CDS encoding MFS transporter, whose amino-acid sequence is MNSTTTLPARAARRGRVLSVWTPEDKEFWEREGQAIAKLNLWISVPALFLAFAIWQVWSVVAVGLPALGFKYSTNQLFWLAAAPALSGATLRIFYSFIVPILGGRRWTAISTATLLIPAVGIGYAVQDNTTPYATMLVLALLCGLGGGNFSSSMSNISFFFPKERKGSALGVNAGLGNLGVSVVQFLSPLVVTAGVFGVFGGDPQTVVKAGQSAQVWTQNAAFIWVPWIALTSLVAWFGMNDIADARASFATQATIFRRKHNWLMCVLYLGTFGSFIGYAAGFPLLIKSQFPGVNPLSYAWLGPLVGAAVRPFGGWLADKLGGARVTFWNFVVMALAVLGVLYFLPHGGAGGSFTGFFLMFLVLFLTTGIGNGSTFRMIPVIFLNQAMRGVDTKDAEAVARATKEGNTEGAATLGFTAAMAAYGGFFIPKSYGTSISLTGSPDAALYTFVAFYLVCIAITWWNYSRRNAPMPC
- the narI gene encoding respiratory nitrate reductase subunit gamma codes for the protein MNALDNFLFGLYPYICLSVFLLGSLIRFDRDQYTWKSDSSQLLRAGQLRWGSNLFHVGVLFLFLGHSAGMLTPHFLYERFIDAGSKQLVAMVSGGVAGLLGFAGVTILLHRRLTDPRIRLNSRTSDIVLLVLLWLQLALGLATIPLSAQHLDGGMMLRLAEWAQRIVTFRGGADELLDGAGWVFKAHMFLGMSIFLVFPFTRLVHVWSGFATAAYLLRPYQVVRSRRRLERPAAQPAPAAVPAAHARPTPVVTQPRRAA
- the narH gene encoding nitrate reductase subunit beta, producing the protein MKIRAQIGMVLNLDKCIGCHTCSVTCKNVWTSRPGVEYAWFNNVETKPGIGYPKDWENQGKWQGGWVRKPDGSIEPRQGGKWRLLMRIFANPNLPQIDDYYEPFTFDYDHLQSAPSVKAPPTARPRSLITGQRMEKIEWGPNWEEILGGEFAKRSKDANLEGFDRVQKEMVGQFENTFMMYLPRLCEHCLNPACVASCPSGSIYKREEDGIVLIDQDKCRGWRMCVSGCPYKKIYYNWQSGKAEKCIFCYPRIEAGQPTVCSETCVGRIRYLGVVLYDADRIQEAASVPDEKDLYEAQLGIFLDPHDPEVIAQARRDGIPEAWLEGARNSPVYKMAMDWKVALPLHPEYRTLPMVWYVPPLSPITAAANAGHVGAHGAIPDVRQMRIPVQYLANLLTAGATAPVVRALERMLAMRSYQRGKHVDHIEDPAILAQVGLSAAQVEEMYQVMAIANYEDRFVIPSSHREYAENTFDMKGGCGFSFGNGCSDGSSETSLFGGSKRRTIPIHADV
- the narJ gene encoding nitrate reductase molybdenum cofactor assembly chaperone, with amino-acid sequence MKTQRHTLRALALLLSYPDARVRDLLPLVADAIDAEGALPAPRRQELRKLAHAIVRMDPVDAETQFVELFDRGRSTSLHLFEHVHGDSRERGPAMIDLVKTYETAGLLIAPHEVPDHLCVVLEFASTQPAPVAREFLGEMAHILTAVFSALRQRDSAYASVVAAILELAGHRAEAVPVADEQPLDEAWAEPMAFDGCSTQGQARPGQPQPLHFVRKAPAGAVGARA
- a CDS encoding peptidylprolyl isomerase, with product MTAGANGCGSGACGCQGAGGADTGRAAAVNGIALHRPGERPDEHTLRELAWTELLRQEAVRLGVLPARHVLEAPALGDAEQAAIQRMLDRSIEIPAPGESECRRYYEARRAHFAIGRRVLARHILFAVTQGIDVPALAARAEQCLIALRQPADSARFAELARELSNCPSGAEGGELGWIGPDDCADELTAELFHAEGARDAVGLHPRLMHSRYGFHVVEVLQRDPGRQQSFEEVRERIAVQLAQQSRAKALHQYMQLLAGAADVEGLALEGADSLLVQ
- a CDS encoding nitrate reductase subunit alpha — protein: MSHFLDRLTYFAQVRESFADGHGQVTGEDRTWEDAYRTRWAHDKIVRSTHGVNCTGSCSWKIYVKGGIVTWETQQTDYPRTRWDMPNHEPRGCARGASYSWYLYSANRVKYPMVRGQLLKAWRAARRDRPPVEAWASIVDDEAVRRSYQSARGLGGFARASWDEVNEIVAASNIHTIRKHGPDRIIGFSPIPAMSMVSYAAGSRYLSLIGGVCMSFYDWYCDLPPSSPQVWGEQTDVPESADWYNSSYIIAWGSNVPQTRTPDAHFFTEVRYKGTKTVAITPDYSEVAKLSDLWMHPKQGTDAAVAMAMGHVILKEFYFERRSAYFDDYARRYTDLPMLVLLKAHALPSGERVMVPDRYVRASDFGDQLGQANNPEWKTVALAEDGRVVVPQGAIGFRWGPDGRADKGQWNLEPKEAREGGDVKLQLSMLEAGTDACATAQVGFPYFGGIQSEHFPANVQQDVLVRTVPVREIALGSAGERALVATVFDLQAANYGVARGLPGEKAAADYDDDTPYTPAWQEKITGVPRDQVITVAREFADNADKTGGKSMVIIGAAMNHWYHSDMNYRGVINMLMMCGCIGQSGGGWAHYVGQEKLRPQTGWTALAFALDWIRPPRQMNSTSFFYAHTDQWRYEKLGLEEVLSPLADKAAYAGTMIDYNVRAERMGWLPSAPQLQTHPQQVARDAAAAGMEGAAYTARALADGSLRMSCEDPDHPANWPRNMFVWRSNILGSSGKGHEYFLKHLLGTTHGVQGKDLGPDDAKPTEVVWHDKAPEGKLDLLVTLDFRMSTTCLYSDIVLPTATWYEKNDLNTSDMHPFIHPLSTAVDPAWQARSDWEIYKGFARTFSALCPGHLGVEKEVVLTPLMHDSPAELAQPFGVADWKRGECALIPGKTAPQITVVERDYPNVYKRFTALGPLMDKIGNGGKGIAWKTGTEVGELGQLNGRVAEPGATQGLPNIDTDIDACEVILQLAPETNGHVAVKAWEALGAQTGRDHTHLAVYREDEKIRFRDVQAQPRKIISSPTWSGIESEKVSYNAGYTNVHELIPWRTLTGRQQFYLDHPWMTAFGEGFVAYRPPVDLKTTHELHNIRGNGHPEIQLNFITPHQKWGIHSTYSDNLLMLTLNRGGPVVWLSEDDAKRAGIVDNDWVELFNVNGAIAARAVVSQRVNPGMVLMYHAQEKIINTPGSEITGTRGGIHNSVTRIVLKPTHMIGGYAQFSYGFNYYGTIGTNRDEFVVVRKMNRVDWLDAPADSATAAAA
- a CDS encoding carbonic anhydrase, with the translated sequence MNAEAGPDELLSRLRDFQSDYFPLHQQRFQDLVAQGQHPKTLFIGCSDSRLVPYLLTGTGPGELFIIRNVGAFVPPCDGQHGLHGTVAAIEFALLELKVERIVVCGHSHCGAIRAAYEGVPAEAVALKSWLRLADEALLPVRPGPDALRRSEQRAVVLQLERLMAYPMVRSRVERRAITLHGWHYVIEDGAVHVFDALAGDFVPAAIASNSGTGPYPPYVEDEAHGPRAAACG